TGAATCGTTTGATAATCCTCAACTTGAAATTTAAAACTCCCGGGTTTCACACCCAAGTTGGCAAGTTCCTGTTTAATCACCTGCTCATCTTCAGGTAGCTGTACCCCCTCAATCTCTACAAACCAGATCATCGACGAAAGCAGGTACAGTAAAAGCCCAAAAGTGACAATACCCAAAGTAAAACCTAACCGTCGGCGGATGTTTTTAAATGCAAACGGCAACCCGTTCTTTTTGATAATCCTGACACGACAGCCTGTCTCCTTTAAAAGCGCTCGAAGCTTAAAGAAATGCTCTATGGTCATGGAGACGGTTGCGACATGTTTATTCTGTCTTTGTATGTCCCAAGCTGCAAATCTTTGGTTCATCATTCGGTTAATGAGTCTTTCGAGCTTTTCCCCTTTGATTTCTATTGTGACGTACCCTAACCACCAATGTAACATTTCTTCATTACTCATCCCGCCGATCCTCCTCATGACTTAATCCCTTATATATGACCCTTTGTCCACCACTCGTGCTTAAGAGACACCTGGTCCACCTTTATGGCTGGTTATTTTTCACTTGATCCAAGTACTGAATTTCACGTATGAATCCTTCTAATAGCACCTCTTCAGGGAGGATTTGACGTATAACGAAGCGCTCCCCGCGTACCAATAACTGACCTTTATTACTCAATAAAAGCCGAAGCTCATCACTATGGAAAACCAGGACGCCTCGGTGATTCTCTATATACATCTGTAATGGTCCAATCATCGTGATACGGGGCAGATCTAAAACAACATCTTGAGGTAAATCGAGTACACCAGCTGACCAGCGTTTTAATTTTCTGTGTAGTTTCCGCATCGCCATGCCTCCTTCCCCTCTCTTAATGATGTTATGCAAGACAGGTTGCCTTGTATGCCTGCATTTTAAGCGATGCCTCCTTTCACAATCTATAAGATAATTGCCATTTGAAGCTTATGATTTGCCATTTGAAGCTTATGATTGGTTATGAGATCAGCGGGCAGACAAAAAAGGCCTATCTCTACATATGTAGAAATAGGCTTGTTTCTTTTTCCTTTATTGCGAATGTCGACGCACTTGGTACCGATTTGTACGGTGCGGGTCTCTAGATCGTGGCGGACCTAGGATTTGAGACCACACGATCCCTTGTGTGACTGACTTTTTACCCATATGCTTGAAGTCGAGGATATCTTTTGCTTTCTTCGAATAGTACTCAGCCTCGGACCGTAACGTTTCAGTCATTTCTTCCAAATCCCCAATTTGATCCGTCACAGCCATATCACTCACTGCACTGTCAACAGTCGTATTTGCAGACCGAAGCTCCTCATAACGTCTTTGAGCCTCCGTTTGTTTGGGTGACTCTTGGTTACGACGTCGTTGATCATCCAGAGCCGATGACGCTTTCGTTCCCTCTCTTTGCTGTTGTGGGCGCTGATTTGTATTCTCTCGATCCCCTACGGTTTCCCAGGGAATCTCAATAGGGCCAGCCGTTGGCCTGGGCGCCCGCTGTGGGGATGGTGTGTGATCATCCTGAGGCTCCCTTTTCTTGTTAAAAATCCCTGCTAGAAACCAAAAGAGTAATACTAAGTAAAATACATTACCTAGTAGAAATTCGATAAGATTAGCCACTGGACATTCCTCCAGTATTTACGTATTAAGGACGTTGTTGTCCGTCATCATTGTCGTTTTGATCTTCACCTTGTGTCACTTTGCCGATGGATTCGCGCATACCTGTATCGGCCATGACATTTTGCAGGTTCATATAATCCATAACGCCGATATTACCAGAACGTAACGCTTCTGCCATCGCTTGAGGCACTTCTGCTTCTGCCTCTGTCACTTTCGCTCTCATTTCTTCTACGCGTGCTTTCATCTCTTGCTCAGAGGCAACAGCCATAGCACGACGTTCTTCTGCTTTCGCTTGTGCAATTTTCTTGTCTGCTTCGGCTTGATCCGTTTGTAATTCGGCCCCGATGTTCTTACCGATATCAACGTCTGCTATATCGATCGATAGCATCTCAAACGCGGTACCTGCATCTAAGCCTTTATCTAACACAGTTGTCGATATAAGATCAGGGTTTTCTAAGACCGCCTTGTGTTTATCAGCAGAACCAATGGTGGATACGACACCCTCACCAACACGGGCAATGATGGTTTCTTCACCTGCACCACCGACTAAACGGTCAATATTGGCACGAACGGTAATTCTCGCTTTTGCTTTCACTTCAATTCCGTCAAGAGCCACACCGGCAATCCAAGGTGTTTCAATGACTTTAGGGTTAACGCTCATCTGTACAGCCTCTAAGACATTACGGCCAGCAAGATCGATTGCTGCAGCACGCTTAAAGTCAATTTCAATATTGGCACGATGAGCTGCGATTAATGCGTCCACAACTCTATCGACGTTACCACCAGCAAGATAGTGACTCTCTAGTTGATTCGTAGACAGTTCAAGACCTGCCTTTCTTGCTTTAACAAGTGGTGCCACCACACGTCTTGGGATAACACCACGTAGCCTCATCCCTACGAGGGTGAAGATACCAATTTTAACTCCAGCCGCAAGGGCTGAAATCCAGAGTCCTAATGGTACAAACGTGAAGAAAATAGATAGGACTATAAATCCGACAACGATTGCACCTAATAAAAATATCGTATTAGCATCCATTCGTACATCCTCCTTATACTAGACTGTTTCTATATGTGAAAGGGATAGACCCTATTCAACCTCATCTGATTGAACAACTTCCGTGACCATGATTCTCGTCCCTTCTACTTTTTGTACTCGGACTTTTGTTCCTTTTTCTAAAGGACGGCCACTGCTGACGACATCATAGTCTTCTCCTTCGATTCTAGCGGTACCAGCCGGGCGGAGCTTAATTAGCGCGATCCCTTCCTTACCGAGGAGTTTCTCTCGTTTTACTTGATGTTCCCCTGCATCTGATTCCACCTCTTCCTGCAATACGAGCTTCGACCAGAACCCTCTCTTATTAAGGTACTTACTCAGTATCACGATACCAATGACAGAGACGATAATCGAAATGCCAACAGCTCTCAACCCCGTTTCAATATCGACACTGGCTAAGGTGAGACTGGCGAAAACGGATACAATCCCTAGTATCCCGAAGAGGCCAAAACCGGCACTGATAACCTCGAGCATGATAAAGACCAACCCCAACCCGAACAGTATCAGTGCTTCCCATCCTGCAAACCCGGCAATCATGTGCCCGAAAAAGAAGAGAAGTAACGAGCAGAGTCCAACGGCCCCCGGTATACCGAAGCCAGGACTATACAGCTCTAGTATAAGGCCCAAACTGGCTAATGACATTAGAATTGAGGCCACAACGGGGTGTGTAATAAACCGGGCTAACTGTTCCGCGAAAGTGAGCTCAACCTCTACAATGGTCGGATTCTCAAGACCTAGATAGTGATATACACCCTCTAAAGAATCTGTTATCTCTTCAGCATAACCGTGTTCGAGTGCAGTGTTAGCATTGAAGGATAAGGGTGTGCCTTGAGTGGTAAGTCCCTCGATTTCCATGTCGGGATCAACCATAGCCTTAGCGTAGAGGGGATCACGCCCTTGTGCCTCAGCGGCTCCAGCCATCCCTTCAATCCACATGGACATCGCTTTCGCGTCTCCAGCATTGCCTTCCATATCAACCACTGTCGCTGATCCCATCGTTGCTGTCGGTACCATCACAATGTTGTCAGCGTTGAGGGAGATATACGCCCCTGCCGAAATGGCACTTGGATCGACGAAAACGGTAATGGGAATCTGCGTTTGCCTCAGCAGGTTGCCGATATCGAGTGCAGCATCCACGGCGCCACCAGGTGTGTTCATATGAATGATGATGTGATCGGCTTGATCCTCCCTCGCTGCACTAAAGGCCCGTTCCATATAAGCGTGGAGCCCTTTCTCTATCGTTTCCTCAACGTAAACGATATACACCAGCGAGTCCTCAGACTGAGCATCAGATATCATCGGTGCCAGCATTGTAAATCCTAATGATAAGATAATGGTAAGATAAATAGCAATTCTTATGTACTTTAACGTATACTTGTTCATATAACACCTCCATCTGTCCTATTGTCCCTATTATACCAAAATATACAAAGGGACATAACTCTATTCACAATAAAGATAGTTGTGCTAGAACTCCATCTTGGTCAAACAACTTTGATGGTGTCTCACGGTCCATACTATTTATACGGTGTGACAAAGTCGGGGTTTCACTCATTTTTCTATGTTTTGATGTTGGGGTAAGGAGCACAAGCTCCTTACTCCCATGATGCTACAAATAGACAATTTACTCGTTTTATGCGATG
The window above is part of the Caldalkalibacillus salinus genome. Proteins encoded here:
- a CDS encoding NfeD family protein, with amino-acid sequence MNKYTLKYIRIAIYLTIILSLGFTMLAPMISDAQSEDSLVYIVYVEETIEKGLHAYMERAFSAAREDQADHIIIHMNTPGGAVDAALDIGNLLRQTQIPITVFVDPSAISAGAYISLNADNIVMVPTATMGSATVVDMEGNAGDAKAMSMWIEGMAGAAEAQGRDPLYAKAMVDPDMEIEGLTTQGTPLSFNANTALEHGYAEEITDSLEGVYHYLGLENPTIVEVELTFAEQLARFITHPVVASILMSLASLGLILELYSPGFGIPGAVGLCSLLLFFFGHMIAGFAGWEALILFGLGLVFIMLEVISAGFGLFGILGIVSVFASLTLASVDIETGLRAVGISIIVSVIGIVILSKYLNKRGFWSKLVLQEEVESDAGEHQVKREKLLGKEGIALIKLRPAGTARIEGEDYDVVSSGRPLEKGTKVRVQKVEGTRIMVTEVVQSDEVE
- the yqfC gene encoding sporulation protein YqfC, translated to MRKLHRKLKRWSAGVLDLPQDVVLDLPRITMIGPLQMYIENHRGVLVFHSDELRLLLSNKGQLLVRGERFVIRQILPEEVLLEGFIREIQYLDQVKNNQP
- the floA gene encoding flotillin-like protein FloA (flotillin-like protein involved in membrane lipid rafts) translates to MDANTIFLLGAIVVGFIVLSIFFTFVPLGLWISALAAGVKIGIFTLVGMRLRGVIPRRVVAPLVKARKAGLELSTNQLESHYLAGGNVDRVVDALIAAHRANIEIDFKRAAAIDLAGRNVLEAVQMSVNPKVIETPWIAGVALDGIEVKAKARITVRANIDRLVGGAGEETIIARVGEGVVSTIGSADKHKAVLENPDLISTTVLDKGLDAGTAFEMLSIDIADVDIGKNIGAELQTDQAEADKKIAQAKAEERRAMAVASEQEMKARVEEMRAKVTEAEAEVPQAMAEALRSGNIGVMDYMNLQNVMADTGMRESIGKVTQGEDQNDNDDGQQRP